TCATTCCTTGACCAGGATCTCCACCCTGAGGATCTTGTCCCGCTCCCCCCGGGCCCCGGGGCCCTCCGTGGGGGCGAGGCGCCTTACCACCTCCATCCCCTCCACCACCTTTGCGAAGAGGGTGTACTGCCCGGTGAGGTGGGGGGTGGGGGCCAGGGTGATAAAAAACTGGCTACCGTTGGAGTTGGGGTCCTGGGTGCGGGCCATGCCCACCATGCCCTCCCGGTCAAAGGCCAAACCCGGGGCGATCTCCAGGCCGAAGCTGTACCCGGGCCCGCCCCGGCCCGTGCCCGTGGGGTCCCCCGTCTGGGCCACGAAGCCGGGGATCACCCGGTGCCACACCACCCCCTCAAAGAAGCGGTGGAGGGCCAGGAAGACGAAGGAGTTCACCGTGTTGGGGGCCTCCTTTTCCAGGAGGTCCAGGAGGATATCCCCTTGGGTGGTCCTGATGCGGGCATAGTAGTCCTTGCCGTCTTCTAGCACCTTTTGGGGTGCCGTGAAGGAGCGGACCGGCGTTTCCGAAAGGTAGGGAATGGGTCGCATGCTCTCACCCTTGCAGGCGCCCAGGAGGAGGAGAAAGCCGAGGAGAAGGCGCACCCTCATAGCCTACACCCGGGGCAGGGTGATGCCCCTTTGGCCCTGGTACTTGCCCTGGCGGTCCTTGTAGGTGGTCTCGGGCCTTGGGCCCTCTAGGAAAAGGATCTGGACAATGCCCTCGTTGGCGTACACCTTGGCCGGCAGGGGGGTGGTGTTGGAGATCTCCAGGGTGACGTGCCCCTCCCAGCCGGGTTCCAGGGGCGTCACGTTGGCCACGATGCCGCACCGGGCATAGGTGCTTTTGCCCAGGGCGATGGCGATCACATTCTCCGGCATGCGGATGTACTCCACGCTCCGGGTAAGGGCGAAGGAGTTGGGGGGGATGATGACCTCTTCCCCCTCGTACTCCACGAAGCTTTTGG
The Thermus caldifontis DNA segment above includes these coding regions:
- a CDS encoding peptidylprolyl isomerase, with translation MRVRLLLGFLLLLGACKGESMRPIPYLSETPVRSFTAPQKVLEDGKDYYARIRTTQGDILLDLLEKEAPNTVNSFVFLALHRFFEGVVWHRVIPGFVAQTGDPTGTGRGGPGYSFGLEIAPGLAFDREGMVGMARTQDPNSNGSQFFITLAPTPHLTGQYTLFAKVVEGMEVVRRLAPTEGPGARGERDKILRVEILVKE
- the dcd gene encoding dCTP deaminase, whose protein sequence is MIKPDWWIREMARKGMIEPFEERLVREGVISYGLSSFGYDLRAAPEWKIFTNVFSTVVDPKGFDPKSFVEYEGEEVIIPPNSFALTRSVEYIRMPENVIAIALGKSTYARCGIVANVTPLEPGWEGHVTLEISNTTPLPAKVYANEGIVQILFLEGPRPETTYKDRQGKYQGQRGITLPRV